From Paenibacillus sp. GP183, one genomic window encodes:
- a CDS encoding ATP-binding cassette domain-containing protein, which produces MSAAIEMKSLRKAFGDHVVLDSIDLSVPSGVIFALLGPNGAGKTTLIHILSTLVTPDEGTVHVAGHDIITDKEGVKRSISLTGQFAAVDEVLTADENLRMMGRLSGLTTAEARIRATELLESFDLTAAAHKRVKTYSGGMRRRLDLALSLVVSRPILFLDEPTMGLDTQSRRELWKNIRQLAAQGVTVFLTTQYLEEADQLADVIAVIAGGRVVAQGTTDQLKSRIGGEVVELRDENDEIIREIPTGGSIGEVKMTIDELARTAPDGSRVNIRRPSMDDVFIALTTKQMEGSII; this is translated from the coding sequence ATGAGTGCAGCGATTGAAATGAAAAGTCTACGCAAAGCCTTCGGAGATCATGTAGTGCTGGACAGTATCGATCTGTCGGTTCCATCAGGAGTGATTTTTGCGCTTCTGGGTCCGAACGGGGCCGGGAAGACGACGCTGATCCACATCCTTTCCACGCTGGTCACTCCGGATGAGGGAACCGTGCACGTAGCAGGACATGATATCATCACCGATAAGGAAGGGGTGAAGCGATCCATCAGCCTAACCGGCCAGTTCGCAGCCGTCGACGAGGTGTTAACCGCGGATGAGAACCTGCGCATGATGGGTAGGCTCTCTGGCCTTACAACAGCGGAAGCTCGCATAAGAGCGACCGAGTTGCTGGAGAGCTTCGATCTTACGGCAGCAGCGCACAAACGGGTAAAGACATATTCAGGAGGGATGCGTCGCCGGCTGGATCTGGCGTTAAGCCTGGTGGTTAGTCGACCGATCCTGTTTCTAGACGAACCGACAATGGGTCTAGACACCCAGAGCAGGCGGGAGCTTTGGAAGAATATCAGACAGCTTGCTGCGCAGGGCGTAACTGTTTTTCTAACCACGCAATACCTCGAGGAAGCAGATCAATTGGCGGATGTCATTGCCGTCATTGCCGGAGGCCGCGTCGTGGCGCAAGGAACCACGGATCAGCTCAAATCTCGCATCGGCGGCGAGGTAGTCGAGCTGAGGGACGAGAATGACGAAATCATCCGTGAAATACCGACAGGCGGCAGCATCGGTGAAGTCAAAATGACCATCGATGAGTTGGCCCGTACAGCGCCAGATGGATCGCGCGTGAACATTCGCAGACCGAGCATGGACGATGTATTTATCGCTTTGACCACCAAACAAATGGAGGGGTCCATCATATGA
- a CDS encoding TnsA endonuclease N-terminal domain-containing protein, which produces MVWAIIILWTVILLNRGNAVRKYQENKKKDGRGQGYGAEYKPFIQASDNKTPSDGYLTRDLGWKTGRIHHTLSKVEYRYLMLLNWMDNVVDIREQYPLEIERTLEISKQLNIPHAHIDNVPVYPTTDLLDQTKE; this is translated from the coding sequence ATGGTATGGGCGATTATCATTTTATGGACGGTGATTCTCTTGAATAGAGGTAATGCAGTCAGAAAATATCAAGAAAATAAAAAGAAAGATGGACGTGGACAAGGGTACGGTGCCGAGTACAAGCCGTTTATACAAGCTAGTGATAATAAAACTCCTTCCGATGGTTATCTAACTCGGGATCTAGGATGGAAAACAGGAAGAATTCATCATACCTTGTCAAAGGTCGAGTACCGATATTTAATGCTTCTGAATTGGATGGATAATGTCGTGGATATAAGAGAGCAGTACCCTCTTGAAATAGAGCGGACGTTAGAAATATCAAAACAGTTGAATATACCTCATGCACATATTGATAACGTGCCAGTATATCCTACTACAGATCTATTGGATCAGACAAAGGAGTAA
- a CDS encoding TnsD family Tn7-like transposition protein has protein sequence MLSNETYSLDLPFGCGPWPCLNKNNICPFSSEFVIKHCNRAYKQIISASFSCPHCGFTYIKRYYPKDIENKSRYFIADHGELWREKVNGLLRENKSILFISKFVGSDMETINKFRDNINYQDEKGLAGRPGHALNDLKKELVDLLQSQLKGKNRKQIKIFFGFSKYDKLMKHERVWMEEMLPPRKINLIKKINYKEHDEETYPLIEQVAKQIYLENPPVRITKTMILKRVSSFELARLNGRNKHKFVRINQTLEVYSEKIDDFLIRIFPIVINRFEQSEKYKTLNWGLIIHKLHSGYKGASPKTKEWVIGKIEEYNSCTKRM, from the coding sequence ATACTTAGTAATGAAACTTATTCATTAGACCTTCCATTTGGTTGTGGACCCTGGCCTTGCTTAAATAAAAATAATATATGTCCATTTAGTAGTGAGTTTGTTATTAAACATTGTAACAGAGCATACAAACAAATCATCTCGGCTTCATTTTCCTGTCCACATTGCGGGTTTACCTATATTAAACGCTACTATCCTAAAGATATTGAAAATAAGAGTAGATATTTCATCGCTGATCACGGTGAGTTGTGGAGAGAAAAAGTTAATGGTTTACTTAGAGAAAATAAATCTATTCTATTTATTTCTAAGTTTGTGGGTTCCGATATGGAAACAATTAATAAATTTAGGGATAATATTAATTATCAAGATGAAAAAGGTCTTGCTGGCAGACCTGGACATGCATTAAATGACCTTAAGAAAGAGTTAGTAGATTTATTGCAAAGTCAATTAAAAGGAAAAAATAGAAAGCAGATTAAAATTTTTTTTGGATTTTCAAAATACGATAAGCTTATGAAGCATGAGAGAGTGTGGATGGAGGAAATGTTGCCACCAAGAAAAATTAACTTAATAAAAAAAATCAATTATAAAGAGCATGATGAAGAAACTTATCCACTTATTGAACAAGTGGCGAAGCAAATATATTTGGAAAATCCTCCAGTAAGAATTACAAAAACTATGATTTTGAAAAGGGTATCGTCTTTTGAATTGGCAAGATTGAATGGAAGGAATAAACATAAATTCGTCAGAATAAATCAAACTCTTGAAGTTTATTCAGAGAAAATAGATGATTTCTTAATAAGGATTTTCCCCATAGTAATCAATCGATTTGAACAAAGCGAGAAATATAAGACTTTGAATTGGGGATTAATAATTCATAAATTACATAGTGGTTACAAAGGAGCATCACCCAAAACTAAAGAATGGGTTATCGGTAAAATTGAAGAATATAATTCTTGTACTAAAAGGATGTGA
- a CDS encoding TnsA endonuclease C-terminal domain-containing protein, whose amino-acid sequence MQADNKFGLEQGSSMFLLKHLLANKIIHTDMNRFIRNSSPLLISKEMIR is encoded by the coding sequence TTGCAAGCGGATAATAAATTCGGTCTGGAACAGGGCTCAAGCATGTTTTTATTGAAACATCTGTTAGCCAATAAGATTATCCACACCGATATGAATAGATTCATTAGAAATTCATCACCATTGTTGATAAGTAAGGAGATGATTAGATGA
- a CDS encoding TetR/AcrR family transcriptional regulator has translation MNCEIEGKLPRGVALSWGLVKQPQRGPKREMSIKQIVDAAVSIADKEGLSSVSMNRVAASLGFTTMSLYRYIPSKDDLLLLMQEAACDRVLPERMEGEHWRESLQKFVPAIMAVYREHSWFGDIPISGVPITPNNLRVVDWALGAMDGLRLNNNEKMSVILLLSSYARASGMLVRDIESALRAGASPGAFSGLDYSAALKQLVTPERFPNLHPVVMSGAYTGENEEDHTVLNDFDFGLERILDGIEYYLNSKSPKQEQ, from the coding sequence ATGAATTGCGAAATTGAGGGAAAATTGCCGCGCGGAGTGGCGCTCAGCTGGGGGCTCGTCAAACAACCTCAGCGGGGACCGAAGCGTGAGATGAGCATTAAACAAATCGTGGATGCTGCGGTTTCAATCGCTGACAAAGAGGGGCTGTCCTCCGTTTCCATGAATCGGGTAGCGGCTTCCCTGGGCTTTACTACGATGTCCCTCTACAGGTACATTCCAAGCAAGGACGACTTGTTATTGCTCATGCAGGAGGCCGCATGCGACAGAGTTCTTCCCGAGAGGATGGAAGGGGAACACTGGCGTGAAAGCCTGCAGAAATTTGTTCCGGCAATCATGGCTGTCTACCGGGAGCATTCCTGGTTCGGAGATATTCCGATTTCAGGCGTCCCCATTACCCCAAACAACCTCCGAGTCGTGGATTGGGCGCTGGGCGCTATGGACGGACTCCGTCTGAACAACAATGAAAAAATGTCCGTTATTCTTCTTTTGAGCAGTTATGCTCGTGCGAGCGGTATGTTGGTTCGTGACATTGAAAGTGCCCTTCGGGCGGGTGCAAGTCCAGGCGCTTTCAGCGGGCTAGATTACAGTGCCGCGTTGAAGCAACTGGTCACACCAGAACGTTTTCCGAATTTGCATCCGGTTGTAATGTCTGGTGCCTATACAGGTGAGAACGAAGAAGATCACACCGTCTTAAACGACTTCGATTTCGGACTGGAGCGAATTCTGGACGGCATAGAGTACTACCTAAACTCCAAATCTCCCAAGCAGGAGCAATAA
- a CDS encoding ABC transporter permease has product MINFINPSKSAAIGTTIAVFIGRSIRHSLRNTEALVMAIALPIMLMLLFTYVFGGAIDHSGQYVNYVVPGIILLCAGFGSSSTAVDVAGDMTNGIINRFRTMPIRSMNVIVGHVIASLARNLVATAIVIGVALLVGFRTSAGIVEWLGAFGVITLFILAFTWLYAAIGLVAGSPSAASGYGFALLFLPYLSSAFVPTETMPTWLRGIADNQPITPVIETIRRLLTGAPIQEVAWWAVGWCVFILLGSYGWAWWTFDRKAGRL; this is encoded by the coding sequence ATGATCAATTTCATCAATCCGTCCAAATCGGCAGCTATCGGAACCACCATTGCCGTCTTCATTGGACGGAGCATCCGACACAGCCTGCGCAACACAGAGGCGTTGGTAATGGCAATCGCGCTTCCGATTATGCTAATGCTGCTGTTCACCTACGTGTTTGGAGGTGCGATCGATCACAGTGGGCAATACGTTAACTACGTTGTACCGGGCATTATCCTGCTTTGCGCAGGATTCGGATCCTCAAGCACTGCGGTGGACGTGGCTGGAGACATGACAAACGGCATTATCAACCGATTTCGAACAATGCCAATACGCAGCATGAATGTTATTGTAGGGCATGTCATCGCGAGTCTTGCTCGCAACTTAGTGGCAACTGCCATCGTCATTGGCGTCGCGTTGCTAGTTGGGTTCCGCACATCAGCAGGAATTGTGGAATGGCTCGGCGCATTCGGTGTAATAACCCTGTTCATTCTCGCATTTACCTGGCTCTACGCTGCCATCGGCCTTGTCGCCGGCAGTCCATCTGCCGCGAGTGGTTACGGTTTCGCTCTACTTTTTCTCCCCTACCTCTCCAGTGCATTCGTCCCGACAGAAACCATGCCAACTTGGCTGCGAGGGATAGCTGACAATCAACCCATTACGCCTGTTATCGAAACGATCCGTCGCCTGCTCACCGGAGCCCCAATCCAAGAGGTTGCATGGTGGGCCGTTGGATGGTGCGTGTTCATTCTTCTCGGATCTTACGGTTGGGCCTGGTGGACGTTTGATCGGAAGGCAGGACGGCTGTAG
- a CDS encoding helix-turn-helix domain-containing protein — MALLNPLRGEIVARLMEPASAAEVARQLGEQPQRVNYHLKALEKAGLVERVGSRQVRNLVELLYRSIAKSFVLAESLSMKPETMQKLKDQSALAHLIDTSERIKRDALLLMEQSDENETIPSAALQLRVQLSDQEERNAFVEEYVALVQQLVDRYHGKKDCSVDYNVLLAVYPKPAQGGNADE; from the coding sequence ATGGCTCTGCTCAATCCTTTACGGGGTGAAATTGTCGCCCGTTTGATGGAGCCGGCATCCGCCGCAGAAGTGGCCCGTCAGCTTGGCGAACAGCCGCAACGGGTGAATTATCATTTGAAAGCACTGGAAAAAGCAGGTTTGGTCGAACGAGTCGGTTCCAGGCAAGTACGCAATTTGGTTGAGCTGCTGTACAGATCTATCGCCAAGAGCTTCGTTCTCGCAGAATCCCTTAGCATGAAACCGGAGACGATGCAAAAGCTTAAGGATCAAAGCGCACTCGCTCATTTGATTGACACTTCCGAGCGAATTAAAAGGGATGCGCTACTGCTTATGGAGCAATCCGATGAAAACGAGACAATACCCAGTGCAGCCCTGCAATTGCGGGTTCAGCTCTCCGATCAGGAAGAAAGGAATGCTTTTGTAGAGGAGTATGTGGCTCTCGTACAGCAATTAGTGGATCGTTATCATGGCAAAAAGGACTGCAGCGTAGATTACAATGTATTGCTTGCCGTATATCCAAAGCCAGCACAAGGAGGAAATGCAGATGAATGA
- the clpP gene encoding ATP-dependent Clp endopeptidase proteolytic subunit ClpP: MSFIPMVVEQSSRGERSYDIYSRLLKDRIVFVGTEINDQIANAVIAQLLFLSAEDPEKDISLYVNSPGGSTTAGLAIYDTMRFIKPDVSTICVGMAASMGAILLTAGAPGKRFALPNAEVMIHQPWGGAQGQASDISIRANHILKTRRVLNQIISDTTKQPMEKVERDTDRDYFLSAEDAQSYGLIDKVIEKI, translated from the coding sequence ATGAGTTTTATACCTATGGTTGTAGAACAAAGCTCTCGTGGAGAGCGTTCTTATGATATTTATTCCAGACTGCTAAAAGATCGGATTGTATTTGTGGGAACCGAAATTAATGATCAGATAGCGAATGCAGTAATTGCTCAGCTGCTGTTTTTGTCGGCTGAGGATCCGGAGAAGGACATCAGTTTATATGTGAATTCACCTGGGGGAAGCACAACGGCGGGGCTAGCTATCTATGATACGATGCGTTTCATCAAACCTGATGTATCCACCATTTGTGTAGGAATGGCCGCTTCGATGGGCGCGATTCTCCTGACAGCCGGAGCTCCCGGCAAAAGATTTGCTTTGCCCAACGCTGAAGTGATGATCCATCAGCCATGGGGCGGAGCTCAGGGACAAGCCAGCGATATCAGTATTCGCGCAAATCATATTTTGAAGACAAGGCGTGTGTTGAATCAAATTATTTCCGATACGACCAAGCAGCCTATGGAAAAGGTAGAACGCGATACGGACCGCGACTATTTCTTGTCCGCTGAGGATGCGCAGTCTTATGGATTGATTGATAAGGTTATTGAGAAGATTTAA